One window of Athalia rosae chromosome 4, iyAthRosa1.1, whole genome shotgun sequence genomic DNA carries:
- the LOC105694075 gene encoding epidermal growth factor receptor isoform X2, whose product MGINPVHWIYLILVFARIFVAEVIEERVCIGTNGRLSVPSNKDHHYRNLRDRYTNCTYVDGNLEITWLPDIQLDLSFLQYIREVTGYVLISHVDVQRVVLPQLQIIRGRTLFKLNIHDVEFAFFVTMCRMNSLELPALRDILNGSVGMYDNYNLCHMKTINWDEIITGNRAKYVYVYNFSAPERICPECDKSCEQGCWGEGPENCQKFSKTNCSPQCWQGRCYGRNPRECCHLFCAAGCTGPKQSDCLACKNFFDDGVCTQECPPMQKYNPTSYSWETNPDGKYAYGATCVRQCPTHLLKDNGACVRSCPPKKKAANGECVPCDGPCPKTCRGVDKVHSGNIDSFKDCTIIEGSITILDQSFMGYQHIYTNFTFGPRYQELHPDRLEVFSTLKEVTGYVNIQGYHKDFTNLSYFRNLEVIGGRTLTDYFASLYIVKTALVSLGLNSLKRINSGAVVILENKDLCYAQSINWTRLKLSTEHESLLSNNKNESACALEGLVCDEQCSDEGCWGPGPDQCLSCRNFLLENICLQNCTAVPGIYEADERQCKPCHEQCDGTCSGPNAEHCNSCKHVRDGPFCVPECPSSKYQVYGTCKHCHKNCVGGCDGPENNIGPNGCHSCEKAIMNGDTPESCLHKGEPCPEGYYWEWIGPQERGALRALAGKAVCRKCHPRCRRCTGFGFHEQVCQECNKYKRGEQCEDECPADHFADSETRICVPCMPECRGCYGPGVDQCHKCRNYKVYIDGTATDNTTLFNCTDTCPQEFQYKVFPLDSDPFCSEESYGLSYTRDTERTPAILAGVGVCVVIVVVFLAAVMCLWRQRAKAKENTVKMTMALTGLDDNEPLRPTGVKPNLAKLRIIKEEEMRKGGILGYGAFGNVYKGVWVPEGENVKIPVAIKVLHDGTGANTSKEFLDEAYIMASVEHPNLLQLLAVCMTSQMMLVTQLMPLGCLLDFVRKYRDKIGSKPLLNWCTQIGRGMAYLEERRLVHRDLAARNVLVQTPNCVKITDFGLAKLLDINEEQYKAAGGKMPIKWLALECIQHRVFTHKSDVWAFGVTIWEILTYGGRPYENVPARNVPELLEKGERLPQPAICTIDVYMIMIKCWMLDAESRPSFKELAEEFAKMSRDPGRYLAIKGDKYMRLPSYTLQDEKDMIRNLASAMDGPEAVVDADEYLQPKSRAPIPPIFATSSTSGSPPATPIKSCWPNGTPMAADSPTPQNQQNWDRELLRYCVGHGNGGTSRDPTGGNQTQHPHYAQANGNCSQVTGSDGSSSRYCSDPLKMVGVRDCDVTDDCFEQEVGAGHQQAQVGNLKLDLPLDEDDYLMPSPQMPANTIQYMDLIGDSKTTEPDTKRVNNGYRKYPEFLTIPGKTSVDNPEYIMSQDDGIMTPQTLGIPASTDSVKAAPVNGAGFGSQVRQKSSEEESDHEYYNDFDRLERELQPLKPLRKNETTV is encoded by the exons tctGCATCGGTACGAATGGACGGCTCTCGGTGCCCTCGAACAAGGACCACCATTACCGTAATCTGCGGGATCGTTACACGaactgtacgtacgtggacGGTAATCTGGAGATCACCTGGCTCCCGGATATCCAGCTCGACCTCAGTTTTCTCCAATACATTCGCGAGGTCACCGGTTACGTACTCATCAGTCACGTAGACGTTCAAAGAGTCGTTCTACCCCAGCTGCAGATTATACGCGGCAGAACCCTCTTCAAACTCAACATACACGATGTCGAGTTCGCCTTCTTCGTCACAATGTGTCGAATGAACAGCCTCGAGCTACCGGCACTGCGAG ATATTTTAAACGGCAGCGTTGGAATGTACGATAATTACAATCTGTGTCACATGAAGACCATTAACTGGGATGAGATAATAACGGGGAACCGGGCGAAGTATGTTTACGTTTACAATTTCTCCGCGCCGGAGAGGATCTGCCCCGAGTGCGACAAGAGTTGCGAGCAAGGATGCTGGGGCGAGGGTCccgaaaattgtcaaaaattttcgaaaaccaaTTGTTCGCCCCAGTGCTGGCAGGGACGTTGTTACGGTCGAAATCCTAGAGAATGCTGTCATCTGTTCTGCGCTGCTGGCTGCACGGGCCCTAAACAAAGCGATTGTCTGGCGtgcaaaaactttttcgacgaCGGTGTTTGCACCCAGGAATGTCCACCGATGCAAAA GTacaatccaacgagttattCGTGGGAGACGAATCCTGACGGAAAATACGCTTACGGTGCGACCTGCGTTCGCCAGTGTCCCACGCATCTTTTGAAAGATAATGGGGCCTGCGTTCGCTCGTGTCCGCCGAAAAAAAAGGCCGCCAACGGCGAGTGCGTGCCCTGCGACGGACCTTGTCCAAAGACTTGCCGAGGGGTTGACAAAGTGCACTCGGGAAATATCGACAGTTTCAAGGATTGCACGATAATCGAGGGTTCGATAACGATATTGGATCAGAGCTTTATGGGGTACCAGCACATTTACACGAACTTTACGTTCGGTCCGAGGTATCAGGAGTTGCACCCCGACAGGCTCGAGGTTTTCAGTACCTTGAAGGAAGTCACGGGATACGTCAATATCCAGGGATATCACAAGGACTTTACGAATCTGTCCTATTTTCGAAATCTCGAAGTAATCGGCGGCAGGACCCTCACGGACTACTTCGCCTCGCTTTATATCGTGAAAACGGCGCTGGTTTCTCTCGGATTGAATTCACTGAAGAGGATCAATTCGGGCGCGGTAGTTATCCTGGAAAACAAAGATCTCTGTTACGCTCAGAGCATCAATTGGACAAGATTGAAACTTTCTACCGAACACGAGAGTCTGCTCAGCAATAACAAGAACGAGTCAGCCTGCG CGCTCGAAGGTCTGGTGTGCGACGAACAATGCTCGGACGAAGGATGCTGGGGACCGGGACCGGACCAGTGTCTGTCGTGCAGAAATTTccttttggaaaatatttgccTGCAGAATTGTACCGCGGTACCAGG AATTTACGAAGCTGACGAACGTCAGTGCAAACCTTGCCACGAACAGTGCGACGGTACTTGTTCCGGACCCAATGCCGAGCACTGCAATTCATGTAAACACGTGCGCGACGGACCATTCTGCGTTCCCGAGTGTCCTTCCTCAAAGTACCAAGTTTACGGAACTTGCAAACACTGTCATAAAAATTGCGTAGGCGGTTGCGACGGTCCGGAAAATAACATCGGACCGAACGGATGTCACAGCTGCGAGAAAGCGATCATGAACGGCGACACGCCGGAAAGTTGTCTCCACAAAGGAGAACCCTGCCCCGAAG GTTACTACTGGGAGTGGATCGGACCTCAGGAAAGAGGCGCTCTCAGAGCACTCGCCGGCAAAGCGGTGTGCCGCAAGTGTCACCCCCGTTGTCGAAGGTGTACGGGATTCGGTTTTCACGAACAGGTTTGCCAGGAGTGCAACAAATACAAACGTGGCGAACAGTGCGAGGACGAATGTCCGGCCGATCATTTCGCCGATTCGGAAACTAGAATATGCGTACCTTGCATGCCGGAGTGCAGAGGTTGTTACGGTCCCGGTGTCGATCAATGTCACAAGTGTAGAAACTACAAGGTCTACATC GACGGTACCGCTACGGACAATACAACGTTATTCAACTGCACGGACACCTGCCCTCAAGAATTTCAGTACAAAGTGTTCCCGCTGGACAGCGATCCCTTCTGTTCGGAGGAATCGTACGGCCTGAGTTACACCCGAGATACGGAAAGGACGCCGGCAATCCTCGCTGGGGTTGGGGTCTGCGTTGTGATCGTCGTGGTGTTTCTGGCGGCGGTTATGTGCCTGTGGAGACAGAGGGCAAAGGCGAAAGAGAACACTGTAAAAATGACCATGGCTTTAACCGGTCTCGACGACAATGAGCCGCTAAGACCTACGGGGGTAAAACCGAACCTCGCCAAACTCCGCATAATCAAGGAGGAAGAAATGAGGAAGGGCGGTATTCTTGGTTACGGGGCGTTCGGCAACGTTTACAAGGGTGTTTGGGTACCCGAAGGTGAAAACGTCAAGATACCGGTGGCCATAAAGGTACTTCACGACGGTACCGGTGCGAACACTTCGAAGGAGTTCCTTGACGAGGCCTACATAATGGCCAGCGTCGAACACCCGAACTTACTCCAGTTACTGGCTGTCTGCATGACTTCCCAAATGATGCTCGTCACTCAGTTAATGCCGCTCGGTTGTCTTTTGGACTTCGTGAGAAAGTACAGGGATAAAATCGGTTCGAAGCCTTTACTGAACTGGTGTACCCAAATCGGCAGGGGTATGGCCTATCTCGAAGAGAGGAGACTGGTGCACAGGGATCTCGCGGCGAGAAACGTGCTCGTCCAGACGCCGAATTGTGTGAAAATAACGGACTTCGGACTAGCCAAGTTACTCGACATAAACGAGGAACAGTACAAAGCAGCCGGTGGCAAAATGCCGATAAAATGGCTCGCCCTGGAGTGCATCCAGCATCGCGTTTTCACCCACAAATCCGACGTGTGGGCGTTCGGGGTGACCATATGGGAAATTCTCACCTACGGCGGAAGACCGTACGAGAACGTACCGGCGAGGAATGTTCCCGAATTGTTGGAGAAAGGAGAGAGGCTGCCGCAGCCAGCGATATGCACCATCGACGTCTACATGATCATGATAAAGTGCTGGATGCTCGACGCCGAGTCGAGACCGAGCTTCAAAGAACTAGCCGAAGAATTTGCGAAAATGTCCAGAGATCCCGGACGTTATCTGGCGATAAAGGGAGACAAATACATGAGGCTACCGTCCTACACACTCCAG gACGAGAAGGACATGATCCGAAATCTGGCGTCGGCAATGGACGGACCGGAAGCCGTTGTGGACGCGGACGAGTATCTCCAGCCAAAATCCAGGGCACCGATACCGCCGATATTCGCTACTTCGAGTACGTCCGGTTCGCCACCCGCTACACCGATAAAAAGTTGCTGGCCTAACGGTACGCCGATGGCGGCCGACTCGCCGACGCCCCAAAACCAACAGAACTGGGATCGGGAGCTTTTGCGGTACTGCGTAGGTCACGGTAACGGGGGTACGTCGCGGGATCCTACGGGAGGAAATCAGACGCAACATCCTCACTACGCCCAGGCGAACGGCAACTGCAGCCAGGTCACGGGGTCCGACGGTTCCAGTTCCAGATACTGTTCGGATCCTTTGAAGATGGTCGGAGTCAGAG ACTGCGATGTGACGGACGATTGCTTCGAACAAGAAGTCGGTGCCGGACACCAACAAGCTCAAGTTGGAAATCTGAAGTTGGACCTTCCCCTGGACGAGGACGATTATTTGATGCCCTCGCCCCAGATGCCCGCTAATACCATACAATACATGGATCTGATCGGTGACTCTAAAACGACGG AGCCGGATACGAAGCGCGTTAACAACGGATACCGAAAGTATCCGGAGTTTCTCACCATACCGGGTAAAACGTCGGTGGATAATCCGGAGTACATAATGTCACAGGACGACGGAATCATGACACCGCAGACGTTGGGTATCCCCGCGTCTACCGACTCAGTTAAAGCAGCGCCCGTTAACGGTGCAGGATTTGGATCTCAGGTAAGGCAAAAAAGTTCCGAAGAGGAATCGGATCACGAGTATTACAACGACTTCGATAGACTCGAGCGGGAACTTCAGCCGCTGAAACCGCttaggaaaaatgaaacgacggTATGA